In Pseudomonas fluorescens NCIMB 11764, a single window of DNA contains:
- a CDS encoding AMP-binding protein, whose product MFDLGRSFLAAVERRPHAVAVSDGALKKTYEEWFVDIQSAAWGLQCLGLQRGDRLLVVMQNRWQMATLHWACQFAGIVMTPLNWRSTAEELGYCIEDAQIRAVAYDDATVTAVAGCSAATRLPRIATGLRAANTDLSFEELCSQTPSGIILQADAEDFSLLLYTSGTTSKPKGVPRRHRSERAAAVAHVAQNLYRQGECTLGVMPLYHTMGVRSLLSMALIDGHFVCVPKFDVEATLQAIEREKVSNLYLVPTLYHMLIEHPAFARERVASVEKIGFAGAPMSDGLMRRVEQAFQPQLFVNHYGSSEIYTFTIDQQASRKPGSSGRSAMNQRVRVVPIDAETVDVQVNPMEEGQIIADLASDEAFEGYLNRPEANAKALRDGWYFTGDIGYFDLEGDLFVTGRVDDLIITGGENVSPAEIENMLSLHPAVEEVVVVGLPDEQWGKIIAAFIKLRAEVSECDLDAHCIASGLAKFKRPRRYHFIDQIPKSPVGKVLRRVLLAEFQEQALKAIS is encoded by the coding sequence ATGTTCGATCTCGGACGCAGTTTCCTCGCTGCCGTTGAACGCCGCCCGCACGCCGTGGCGGTCAGTGACGGTGCGTTGAAGAAAACCTATGAAGAATGGTTCGTCGATATCCAGAGTGCCGCCTGGGGCTTGCAATGCCTTGGGCTGCAACGCGGTGATCGACTGCTGGTAGTGATGCAAAACCGCTGGCAGATGGCAACCCTGCATTGGGCGTGTCAGTTTGCGGGCATCGTCATGACCCCGTTGAACTGGCGTTCGACTGCCGAGGAACTGGGCTACTGCATCGAAGACGCGCAAATCCGTGCAGTGGCTTACGACGACGCGACCGTGACCGCCGTGGCCGGTTGCAGCGCCGCCACAAGGCTGCCACGGATCGCCACCGGTCTGCGTGCTGCCAACACCGACCTGAGTTTCGAGGAACTGTGTTCGCAGACCCCCTCCGGCATCATTTTGCAGGCCGACGCCGAAGATTTTTCACTGTTGCTGTACACCTCCGGAACCACCAGCAAGCCCAAAGGCGTACCGCGTCGGCACCGTAGTGAACGCGCCGCGGCGGTTGCCCACGTAGCGCAAAACCTCTACCGCCAGGGCGAGTGCACGCTGGGTGTCATGCCGCTTTACCACACCATGGGCGTGCGTTCGTTGCTGTCCATGGCGCTGATCGACGGACATTTTGTCTGTGTGCCGAAGTTCGATGTGGAGGCCACGCTGCAGGCCATCGAGCGGGAAAAGGTCAGCAACTTGTACCTGGTGCCGACGCTCTACCACATGCTCATCGAACACCCGGCCTTTGCCCGCGAGCGAGTCGCCAGTGTGGAGAAAATCGGCTTTGCCGGTGCACCGATGAGCGACGGTTTGATGCGTCGCGTCGAGCAGGCGTTCCAGCCGCAATTGTTCGTCAATCATTACGGCAGCTCGGAGATCTACACCTTCACCATCGACCAGCAAGCCAGCCGCAAACCCGGTTCGTCAGGGCGCAGTGCAATGAACCAGCGCGTGCGCGTGGTGCCGATCGATGCTGAAACGGTGGATGTGCAGGTCAACCCAATGGAGGAGGGCCAGATCATCGCCGACCTGGCGAGTGACGAGGCGTTCGAAGGCTACCTCAATCGCCCCGAAGCGAACGCCAAGGCATTGCGTGACGGGTGGTATTTCACCGGGGACATCGGCTACTTCGATCTGGAAGGCGATCTGTTCGTCACGGGTCGTGTCGATGACTTGATCATCACCGGCGGCGAAAACGTCAGCCCGGCGGAAATTGAAAACATGCTGTCGCTGCACCCGGCAGTGGAAGAAGTGGTGGTGGTCGGTCTGCCCGACGAGCAGTGGGGCAAGATCATTGCCGCGTTTATCAAGCTGCGCGCCGAAGTCTCGGAATGCGACCTCGATGCCCATTGCATCGCTTCGGGCCTGGCGAAATTCAAGCGGCCACGGCGTTACCACTTCATCGATCAGATTCCCAAATCTCCAGTGGGCAAGGTGCTGCGGCGCGTGCTGCTGGCCGAATTTCAGGAACAGGCCTTGAAGGCCATCAGCTAA
- a CDS encoding enoyl-CoA hydratase/isomerase family protein, with translation MQQQAIQQFLDTQFDGFQVEVDASRERADIILNRAPLNVISMGQRDQLRLVFEALDAHKDVRVIVLRSVGEHFSSGGDIKGFLEASPEHVSKLAWNVAAPARCEKPVIVANRGYTFGVGFELSLACDFRIASQTTRYALPEQNLGQIPGSGGSARLQKIIGITRTKHMVMRAKRITGDQAYAWGIATEVVPDTELESTVDALVDELRRFSPLAQRTAKKLINDNEDAPLTVAIEMEGHCYSRLRSSKDFKEGVEAFHSKRTAVFIGE, from the coding sequence ATGCAACAACAAGCGATCCAGCAATTTCTCGACACGCAGTTCGATGGCTTCCAGGTTGAAGTCGATGCGTCCCGCGAGCGCGCTGACATCATCCTCAACCGGGCGCCGTTGAACGTTATTTCCATGGGCCAGCGCGATCAACTGCGCCTGGTCTTCGAAGCCCTCGATGCACACAAAGACGTGCGCGTCATCGTGCTGCGCTCGGTGGGTGAACACTTCTCCAGCGGCGGTGACATCAAGGGCTTCCTCGAAGCGTCGCCGGAGCACGTTTCGAAGCTGGCCTGGAACGTTGCGGCACCGGCACGTTGCGAAAAACCGGTGATCGTTGCCAACCGTGGTTACACCTTCGGCGTCGGTTTCGAGCTGTCCCTGGCCTGCGATTTCCGCATTGCTTCGCAAACCACTCGCTACGCCTTGCCTGAGCAGAACCTCGGTCAGATCCCGGGCTCGGGTGGCTCTGCGCGCCTGCAGAAAATCATCGGCATCACCCGCACCAAACACATGGTAATGCGCGCCAAACGCATCACCGGCGACCAGGCCTACGCCTGGGGTATCGCAACCGAGGTCGTGCCGGATACCGAACTGGAAAGCACCGTCGACGCGTTGGTCGATGAACTGCGGCGCTTCTCGCCGTTGGCTCAGCGCACGGCGAAAAAACTGATCAACGACAACGAAGATGCGCCGCTGACCGTCGCGATCGAAATGGAAGGTCACTGCTATAGCCGTTTGCGTAGCTCCAAGGACTTCAAGGAAGGCGTTGAAGCGTTTCACAGCAAGCGTACGGCCGTGTTTATCGGCGAGTAA